From a region of the Primulina eburnea isolate SZY01 chromosome 7, ASM2296580v1, whole genome shotgun sequence genome:
- the LOC140836936 gene encoding uncharacterized protein, which yields MESPISPLKLKLSPRVTKQDPAEISAIDSQVSFPAVRLKSPTKVPHSPLNLPLSIPVPSDPTFLSELSRPDSTVQLSSSKRASSLSSPQLKPSSSSDLDLPIPQLNAFDTYLFTPQDSSVTIKAEFPSTQFSAPPIPETNSCISEVATHRNAEIMDALKEARDRVQCLKKKLGENRSSNKSLGESRVQDCLSPSSSKEKHLLERTLRSEDPSRGNSKTEVLLDKSAKIDNTSCKLQKKVCSRKRKCAHEESMKKEELKKRENPETKALLEYCLKRKEHSLSENLNMQNSTYFPDQRHLIDLVDHIDNQNKTACSNIDSWDGKLYYIQDSAAQCLNEWSITEGLFTESTEFSQEDHLMGDLRSRVSVIECSLDLQGQVPLAGAFGQIYRQYENTAITLVKDNSKLNYLISDEGGFCCHPSEQKFSYGMEREFTEQENLMDGNLAETSQFCESSLLLFQYPEANQLDSNCVLGKPLCKPGFSGGEQSDLQFSCGGLYKSSLKTEDTSTETWKQEPSTDQSSEELLVETNRLEGSMVSQQQKLLTNVVNPTANSSTLSHLMEFNHGNSESGCGNTGVLKQEEEHNHMDTMPEELSSLLEFFPTTIHTPVWYNNSYEFKR from the exons ATGGAGTCACCAATATCACCACTCAAACTCAAATTATCACCCCGGGTGACCAAGCAAGATCCTGCAGAGATAAGTGCAATAGATTCCCAAGTTTCATTTCCTGCAGTCCGGTTAAAATCACCAACCAAAGTTCCACATTCTCCTCTCAATTTGCCTTTGTCAATCCCTGTACCTTCAGATCCCACCTTTCTATCAGAATTATCAAGACCAGATTCAACTGTTCAATTAAGTTCATCCAAAAGAGCATCTTCCCTTTCTTCTCCACAGCTGAAGCCATCATCATCTAGCGACCTGGATTTGCCTATACCTCAATTAAATGCATTTGATACTTACCTTTTCACTCCCCAAGATTCATCAGTCACCATCAAAGCAGAGTTCCCTTCAACCCAGTTTTCTGCACCACCAATCCCTGAAACAAACAGTTGCATATCTGAAGTGGCCACACATAGAAATGCCGAGATAATGGACGCACTAAAAGAAGCTCGAGATAGAGTACAGTGCCTAAAGAAAAAGTTGGGCGAGAACAGAAGTTCAAACAAAAGCTTGGGTGAAAGCAGAGTACAAGATTGTTTATCACCATCAAGCTCAAAGGAAAAACATCTCCTGGAAAGAACCTTAAGAAGTGAAGACCCTTCAAGAGGGAACTCAAAAACAGAGGTTTTACTTGATAAAAGTGCCAAGATTGATAACACATCATGTAAACTCCAGAAAAAAGTATGTTCAAGGAAAAGAAAGTGTGCACATGAAGAAAGCATGAAAAAAGAAGAGctcaaaaagagagaaaatcctGAGACAAAAGCTTTGTTGGAGTATTGCTTGAAGAGAAAAGAACATTCATTAAGTGAAAATTTGAACATGCAAAATTCTACATATTTCCCAGATCAGAGACACTTGATAGACTTGGTTGATCATATTGACAACCAAAACAAAACTGCTTGTTCAAATATAGATTCTTGGGATGgtaaactatattatatacaagattcagcagctcaatgcttgaatgaatGGTCTATCACTGAGGGATTATTCACTGAAAGTACAGAATTTTCTCAGGAAGATCACTTAATGGGAGATTTACGGAGCCGAGTGTCTGTAATAGAATGTTCATTAGATTTACAGGGGCAAGTGCCTCTTGCCGGTGCATTTGGACAAATCTACAGGCAATATGAAAACACTGCTATCACTCTAGTGAAAGATAATAGCAAACTAAACTATCTAATATCGGATGAAGGTGGATTTTGTTGTCATCCATCTGAACAAAAGTTTTCATATGGCATGGAGAGAGAATTTACAGAACAAGAAAACTTGATGGATGGTAATTTGGCTGAAACATCCCAATTTTGTGAATCAAGTTTGTTACTCTTTCAATACCCTGAAGCCAATCAGCTAGATTCTAACTGTGTACTTGGTAAGCCGCTTTGCAAACCTGGGTTTTCGGGAGGTGAACAATCCGACCTCCAGTTCTCTTGCGGGGGACTTTACAAATCTAGCTTGAAAACAGAAGATACATCAACCGAAACCTGGAAACAAGAGCCTTCAACAGATCAAAGCTCGGAGGAATTGTTGGTGGAAACCAATCGGTTGGAAGGTTCAATGGTTTCACAACAGCAGAAACTTTTAACCAATGTAGTTAACCCCACAGCAAATTCGAGCACATTGTCTCACTTAATGGAATTCAACCATGGGAACAGTGAATCTGGCTGTGGCAATACAG GAGTACTGAAACAAGAAGAGGAACACAACCACATGGATACCATGCCTGAAGAATTATCCAGCCTGCTTGAGTTTTTCCCGACAACCATCCACACACCGGTGtggtacaataacagctatgaATTCAAGAGGTGA
- the LOC140836934 gene encoding pentatricopeptide repeat-containing protein At2g22410, mitochondrial: MLGYFLKSPQHCILKSLYLHPKLCSNLHNHFLLPRRNKPKKQLSKSTTSGWNTTHGFVLSNPTLSLLEAKCNSMIHLKQIQSQMIIGGLILDGLAYSRLVAFCALSPMGDLNYAKMLLSKMQKPNAFSWNITIRAFSETSNAYEALLLYKQLFLCLRPDNYTFPLLFKVCANLLLYHMGHEILGHVLKLNFVGDIFVHNAFLHFLVSCGELDAANKVFGESPVRDLVSWNSLINGYVKSGNAKKALKMYREMKMEGSINPDEITMIGVVTACAQVDDLKLGREFHRYTREKGLNMSVPLANALMDMYVKCGVLEEAKTIFERMEDKTAVSWTTMIVGYAKSGRLDVARRLFNEMPEKDVVPWNAMIGAYVQAQQGKEALSLFHEMQSMNVYPDEVTMVSCLSACAQLGALDVGVWIHHYIEKHNLSLNVVLGTTLVDMYAKCGNLAKAFQVFLEIPGRNALTYTVMICGIALHGDAQDALSCFQQMIDVGLMPDEVTFLGVLSACCHGGLIEDGRRIFSQMSSKYKVPPKIKHYSCMVDLLGRAGLLEEAMELLGSMPMEADAVAWAAMFFACRIHKNIELGERAAMKLLELDPSDSGTYVLSSNMYVEANMWHEAREVRKMMRERGVDKTPGCSSIEISGNVHEFIVKDKSHSRSNEIYECLLQLAKQMEVVDSLSGCMDVEIVEPFNNYLSLPSLLFSLTVDDRL; this comes from the coding sequence ATGCTCGGTTACTTCCTCAAATCACCTCAACATTGTATTCTCAAGTCCTTATATCTGCACCCAAAACTGTGTTCAAATCTTCATAATCACTTTCTCTTACCTCGAAGAAATAAACCTAAGAAACAACTTTCCAAATCCACCACCAGTGGCTGGAATACAACTCATGGATTTGTCCTTTCAAACCCCACTCTCTCTCTTCTTGAAGCGAAATGCAATTCCATGATCCACCTCAAGCAAATTCAATCCCAAATGATCATCGGTGGACTCATTTTAGATGGGTTAGCTTACAGCCGCTTGGTAGCCTTTTGTGCTCTCTCCCCAATGGGTGATCTTAACTATGCTAAAATGTTATTGTCAAAAATGCAAAAACCTAATGCATTTTCCTGGAATATAACCATCAGAGCTTTTAGTGAAACGTCAAACGCATATGAAGCTTTGCTTTTGTACAAACAATTGTTTCTTTGTTTAAGACCTGATAATTATACTTTTCCTTTGCTGTTTAAAGTTTGTGCGAATCTTTTGCTGTACCATATGGGGCATGAGATTCTTGGGCATGTGTTAAAACTGAATTTTGTAGGAGATATATTTGTGCACAATGcttttcttcatttcttggtGTCGTGTGGAGAGTTGGATGCAGCCAATAAGGTGTTTGGGGAAAGTCCTGTGAGGGACTTGGTTTCTTGGAATTCTCTGATTAATGGCTATGTTAAGAGTGGGAATGCTAAAAAAGCTTTGAAGATGTATAGGGAAATGAAGATGGAGGGAAGTATTAATCCTGATGAGATTACTATGATTGGAGTAGTCACAGCATGTGCACAGGTGGATGATCTGAAGCTTGGACGCGAGTTCCACCGGTATACAAGGGAAAAGGGGTTAAATATGAGTGTCCCACTTGCTAATGCCCTCATGGATATGTATGTGAAATGTGGGGTTCTTGAGGAAGCCAAGACAATATTTGAGAGAATGGAGGATAAGACTGCGGTGAGTTGGACTACTATGATAGTGGGATATGCAAAATCTGGCCGTCTGGATGTTGCTAGGAGATTATTCAATGAGATGCCGGAAAAGGATGTTGTCCCATGGAATGCAATGATTGGGGCTTATGTTCAAGCACAACAAGGCAAGGAAGCATTGTCCTTGTTCCATGAAATGCAATCCATGAATGTTTATCCTGATGAAGTGACTATGGTTAGCTGTTTATCTGCCTGTGCACAACTTGGAGCACTTGATGTTGGAGTTTGGATTCATCATTACATTGAAAAACATAACCTATCTCTAAATGTTGTTCTTGGAACAACACTAGTCGACATGTATGCGAAATGTGGTAATCTTGCAAAAGCATTCCAGGTTTTCCTTGAGATTCCAGGCAGAAATGCATTAACTTACACAGTTATGATATGTGGCATAGCACTTCATGGTGATGCTCAAGATGCTTTATCTTGTTTCCAACAGATGATCGATGTTGGCCTAATGCCTGATGAAGTAACTTTTCTTGGGGTTTTGTCGGCATGTTGTCATGGAGGTCTGATTGAAGACGGCCGCAGGATATTTTCTCAAATGAGCTCCAAATATAAAGTTCCCCCAAAAATTAAACACTATTCTTGCATGGTGGATCTTCTTGGTAGGGCTGGTCTTTTGGAAGAGGCTATGGAACTTCTTGGAAGCATGCCCATGGAAGCAGATGCTGTTGCTTGGGCAGCCATGTTTTTTGCTTGTCGAATCCACAAAAACATCGAGTTAGGAGAGAGAGCTGCCATGAAACTTCTCGAGCTGGATCCTTCTGATAGTGGAACATATGTCTTAAGTTCGAATATGTATGTGGAGGCGAATATGTGGCATGAGGCTAGGGAGGTGAGGAAGATGATGCGGGAGAGAGGAGTAGACAAGACCCCTGGTTGCAGCTCTATTGAGATCAGTGGAAACGTGCATGAATTTATTGTTAAAGACAAGTCACATTCTCGATCAAATGAAATTTATGAATGTTTACTTCAGTTGGCTAAACAAATGGAGGTAGTAGATTCTCTGTCGGGATGTATGGACGTAGAAATCGTGGAAccatttaataattatttgagcttaccATCGTTATTATTTAGTTTAACTGTGGATGATAGATTATGA
- the LOC140836933 gene encoding hexose carrier protein HEX6 isoform X2 → MAVGFAVRTEGRQYNGKITSFVVLSCMVAAMGGVIFGYDIGVSGGVTSMGSFLKRFFPEVYRRMKEDTKISNYCKFDSQLLTLFTSSLYLAGLIASFFASSVTGAYGRRPTILVGGAAFLAGAALNGAAVSIYMLILGRVLLGVGVGFANQSVPLYLSEMAPSKYRGAFNNGFQFSIGIGALAANLINYGVQKIKAGWGWRISLAMAAVPASALTLGAIFLPETPNSLIQRENNHEKAKNMLQKVRGTHDVQAEFDDLIKASEVSRTIKSPFKKIVQRKYRPQFVMAVAIPFFQQVTGINVIAFYAPILFRTIGFGESASLMSNVLTGLVDSRRRTYGCETR, encoded by the exons ATGGCAGTGGGATTTGCAGTTCGGACAGAAGGAAGACAGTACAATGGAAAGATTACATCGTTTGTGGTCTTGTCTTGTATGGTGGCTGCCATGGGAGGAGTCATCTTTGGCTATGATATTGGAGTTTCAG GCGGAGTAACTTCCATGGGATCATTCTTGAAAAGGTTTTTCCCAGAAGTGTACAGGAGGATGAAGGAGGACACCAAGATTAGCAATTACTGCAAATTTGACAGCCAACTGTTGACATTATTTACATCCTCGCTTTATTTAGCAGGATTGATTGCTTCCTTTTTCGCGTCGTCCGTGACCGGAGCATATGGCCGGAGACCGACGATTCTTGTCGGGGGCGCTGCTTTTCTCGCCGGCGCAGCCCTCAACGGCGCCGCTGTTAGCATATATATGCTGATTCTTGGACGAGTTCTGCTTGGAGTAGGCGTCGGTTTTGCAAACCAG TCTGTCCCATTGTATCTGTCTGAAATGGCACCATCCAAGTATCGAGGAGCTTTCAACAACGGCTTCCAGTTCAGTATAGGCATAGGTGCCTTGGCAGCAAACCTCATCAACTATGGGGTACAAAAGATAAAAGCTGGTTGGGGATGGCGAATATCACTAGCCATGGCAGCAGTTCCCGCCTCAGCTCTAACACTCGGAGCAATCTTCCTCCCCGAAACGCCGAACAGCCTCATCCAACGGGAGAACAACCACGAGAAAGCGAAAAACATGCTTCAAAAAGTGCGTGGCACGCATGATGTTCAAGCAGAGTTCGACGACCTCATCAAAGCAAGCGAAGTTTCGAGAACGATCAAAAGCCCGTTTAAGAAAATCGTACAAAGAAAATACAGACCACAGTTCGTCATGGCGGTAGCTATCCCATTTTTCCAACAAGTAACGGGGATCAACGTGATAGCATTTTACGCCCCAATACTCTTCCGAACCATTGGTTTTGGCGAAAGTGCTTCTCTCATGTCCAATGTACTGACCGGTTTAGTAG ATTCTCGTCGGAGGACTTATGGCTGCGAAACTAGGTGA
- the LOC140836933 gene encoding hexose carrier protein HEX6 isoform X1: MAVGFAVRTEGRQYNGKITSFVVLSCMVAAMGGVIFGYDIGVSGGVTSMGSFLKRFFPEVYRRMKEDTKISNYCKFDSQLLTLFTSSLYLAGLIASFFASSVTGAYGRRPTILVGGAAFLAGAALNGAAVSIYMLILGRVLLGVGVGFANQSVPLYLSEMAPSKYRGAFNNGFQFSIGIGALAANLINYGVQKIKAGWGWRISLAMAAVPASALTLGAIFLPETPNSLIQRENNHEKAKNMLQKVRGTHDVQAEFDDLIKASEVSRTIKSPFKKIVQRKYRPQFVMAVAIPFFQQVTGINVIAFYAPILFRTIGFGESASLMSNVLTGLVGIVTTFISMMIVDKVGRRFLLVTGGLIMLVSQILVGGLMAAKLGDHNGLSKGYAYVVILLISVYVAGFGVSWGPLGWLIPSEIFPLEIRSAGQSITVSVNFLFTFVVGQTFLSMLCHFKASLFFFFGGWVAIMTVFVYLLLPETKNLPIEQMERIWREHWFWKRIVGEFDGQVLEKMEEL; this comes from the exons ATGGCAGTGGGATTTGCAGTTCGGACAGAAGGAAGACAGTACAATGGAAAGATTACATCGTTTGTGGTCTTGTCTTGTATGGTGGCTGCCATGGGAGGAGTCATCTTTGGCTATGATATTGGAGTTTCAG GCGGAGTAACTTCCATGGGATCATTCTTGAAAAGGTTTTTCCCAGAAGTGTACAGGAGGATGAAGGAGGACACCAAGATTAGCAATTACTGCAAATTTGACAGCCAACTGTTGACATTATTTACATCCTCGCTTTATTTAGCAGGATTGATTGCTTCCTTTTTCGCGTCGTCCGTGACCGGAGCATATGGCCGGAGACCGACGATTCTTGTCGGGGGCGCTGCTTTTCTCGCCGGCGCAGCCCTCAACGGCGCCGCTGTTAGCATATATATGCTGATTCTTGGACGAGTTCTGCTTGGAGTAGGCGTCGGTTTTGCAAACCAG TCTGTCCCATTGTATCTGTCTGAAATGGCACCATCCAAGTATCGAGGAGCTTTCAACAACGGCTTCCAGTTCAGTATAGGCATAGGTGCCTTGGCAGCAAACCTCATCAACTATGGGGTACAAAAGATAAAAGCTGGTTGGGGATGGCGAATATCACTAGCCATGGCAGCAGTTCCCGCCTCAGCTCTAACACTCGGAGCAATCTTCCTCCCCGAAACGCCGAACAGCCTCATCCAACGGGAGAACAACCACGAGAAAGCGAAAAACATGCTTCAAAAAGTGCGTGGCACGCATGATGTTCAAGCAGAGTTCGACGACCTCATCAAAGCAAGCGAAGTTTCGAGAACGATCAAAAGCCCGTTTAAGAAAATCGTACAAAGAAAATACAGACCACAGTTCGTCATGGCGGTAGCTATCCCATTTTTCCAACAAGTAACGGGGATCAACGTGATAGCATTTTACGCCCCAATACTCTTCCGAACCATTGGTTTTGGCGAAAGTGCTTCTCTCATGTCCAATGTACTGACCGGTTTAGTAGGTATCGTGACGACCTTCATATCCATGATGATAGTAGACAAGGTAGGGAGACGGTTTCTGTTAGTTACAGGTGGTTTGATAATGCTCGTTTCGCAGATTCTCGTCGGAGGACTTATGGCTGCGAAACTAGGTGATCACAATGGGCTGAGTAAAGGGTATGCTTATGTAGTTATACTGCTGATAAGTGTATATGTTGCTGGTTTTGGGGTGAGTTGGGGACCCTTAGGGTGGCTGATTCCGAGTGAAATTTTCCCGTTGGAAATTCGATCAGCGGGGCAAAGTATTACGGTATCAGTGAATTTCTTATTCACTTTCGTGGTGGGGCAGACATTTTTGTCAATGTTGTGTCATTTTAAGGCTAgtcttttcttcttctttggAGGGTGGGTTGCTATTATGACAGTGTTTGTGTATCTGTTATTGCCAGAGACCAAGAATTTGCCTATTGAACAGATGGAGAGGATTTGGAGAGAGCATTGGTTTTGGAAGAGGATTGTGGGGGAATTTGATGGGCAAGTGTTGGAGAAGATGGAGGAGCTTTGA